The window CCACATAATTATCAGCGTGAATGACTTTATCGCCACCGATCCATCCGCCGCCGTGAACATAGATCAGTACAGGTAACAGCTGTCCGGAAGGCGCATTTTTAGGGGTAAAAACATCCAGTTTTACAGCATTCCCTTTTTTGTTGGTTGTATATACAATGTCCTCAGACAGATGGGCTATCTCCGGTAGTAAGGTACTTTTTACGGGAGGAGTTTTTACCTGTACCTGTGAAAGGTCTTGTGAGAAAAGTGAATGAGAAAAACTTATAATTACAACAAAAAACAGGTTTGTGAAAAACCTGTAGATGGATATGTTGTTCGCCGATAAATTCATAATCCGTTTTTTAAGGAGGTGTTACTTTACTAACTCCTCAAAAAGCTTACCAAAAGTAGCATCCAGATCTTTAGATTTTCCCGGATGAGGTCTTGAGGTCTGTATTACAGAACTTCTCACAGCCGTGAGCCAGCGGAAGCGCTCCGGAATGTCCAGAAAAGCAATAGGACCGCCGTCTTTAGCTCCGTTCGCAATCTTCTGAAAGCTTTCCAGATTGTGAATTACATCATCATAATCCAGCTTGCTGTGCATCAGATTGAATTTGTCCGGACACAAATAAAACTCTACTCTGATGAATTTTTCTTTCTTAGAAAACATCACCAGCCCTATATTGAAAAATTCTTCTCTTTCAACTTTAGGTACCAGGCGTATTACCGCGTATTCGTATATTTTATCCTCTTGCATTTTTCGCTTCGTTTACAAAGATTTGAGAATTTTCTAATCTGGTTTTCATAAACTGAAAATAGATTTCACGGATTTCGTCTGGTGTTT of the Chryseobacterium aureum genome contains:
- a CDS encoding DUF3037 domain-containing protein, which gives rise to MQEDKIYEYAVIRLVPKVEREEFFNIGLVMFSKKEKFIRVEFYLCPDKFNLMHSKLDYDDVIHNLESFQKIANGAKDGGPIAFLDIPERFRWLTAVRSSVIQTSRPHPGKSKDLDATFGKLFEELVK